One window of the Clupea harengus chromosome 20, Ch_v2.0.2, whole genome shotgun sequence genome contains the following:
- the LOC116225279 gene encoding transcription factor HES-7.1-like has translation MAKPLMEKRRRDRINHSLETLRLLLSENTNNEKLRSPKVEKAEILESVVNFLRAEQPELQTRTKGRKRAREEDTEDPAHSPMYSDGMRTCLLTVSHFIASKSQELEGGLELEWKHSYEHLAQKPPATTAMAPHDSSSLSTKQLSMPGSPATGLSASTAQSGPQETKATYMATKNTSASPKPSSVLSDGVWRPWPQESRKH, from the exons atgGCCAAACCTCTAATGGAGAAACGCAGAAGAGACCGTATTAATCACAGCCTAGAGACACTGCGACTCCTTTTGTCAGAAAATACAAACAACGAG AAACTGAGAAGTCCCAAAGTGGAAAAGGCTGAGATCTTGGAGAGTGTTGTGAATTTCCTGAGAGCTGAACAACCAGAACTTCAGACCAGAACCAAGGGCAGGAAGAGAGCACGGGAAGAGGACACGGAGGATCCTGCCCACAGTCCGATGTACTCTGACGGCATGAGGACTTGCCTGTTGACCGTCAGTCATTTCATCGCTTCCAAAAGCCAAGAACTGGAAGGTGGACTGGAGTTGGAGTGGAAGCATTCCTACGAACACTTGGCACAGAAGCCCCCAGCAACCACGGCGATGGCACCACACGACTCCAGCTCTCTGTCAACAAAGCAACTGTCCATGCCAGGATCTCCAGCAACAGGCCTCAGTGCATCCACCGCACAGTCTGGACCCCAGGAGACAAAGGCAACTTACATGGCAACAAAAAACACGTCTGCCTCCCCAAAACCCTCATCGGTGTTAAGTGACGGTGTGTGGAGACCTTGGCCACAGGAGAGCAGGAAGCATTGA